One window from the genome of Anolis sagrei isolate rAnoSag1 chromosome 4, rAnoSag1.mat, whole genome shotgun sequence encodes:
- the LOC132772892 gene encoding proto-oncogene Mas-like yields the protein MRSVLNHTDKEQIYHGVYSTCNGSNVKDLSEAEMFYDQMLRIAFASKPDSTVQAIIVFIFLVSIVGMVGNGCVIWLLGFCIQRNNFTIYVLNLAIADFSLLMNTFVSLVNKIISMSNGTEIKTMQLLLAYFFVFTHGVGFYLLTAIGVERCISVLFPIWARCHRPTHLSTTVSVFCWIVPAFLLLTEFLLLYFCLLDSWVIYVKTTSATSLFIFTPIIVISTLILFIKMLFRHQTGKLHTMIVIILLCFIFTAIPNDILFFLFVIHRDLHIIAIPIIVLLIVLNSSVNPIVYFFVRNGCNCRSWESIKVTLQRVFKDESELT from the coding sequence ATGAGAAGTGTACTGAACCATACAGACAAAGAACAAATCTATCATGGAGTTTACTCTACTTGCAACGGCAGCAATGTAAAGGATCTCAGTGAAGCTGAAATGTTCTATGACCAAATGCTCAGGATAGCATTCGCATCCAAACCAGATTCAACTGTGCAGGCCATTATAGTCTTTATTTTCCTTGTAAGCATTGTAGGGATGGTGGGGAATGGATGTGTCATTTGGCTGCTTGGTTTCTGTATTCAAAGAAATAATTTCACCATCTATGTCTTGAACTTAGCCATCGCTGATTTCAGTTTGCTTATGAATACATTTGTTTCACTTGTCAATAAGATAATTTCTATGTCAAATGGGACTGAAATCAAAACAATGCAGCTGCTTTTGGCATATTTTTTTGTCTTCACACATGGAGTGGGTTTCTATCTTCTGACAGCCATTGGTGTGGAAAGATGTATTTCTGTTCTCTTTCCAATCTGGGCTCGTTGTCACCGGCCAACACACCTTTCGACTACCGTTTCAGTCTTCTGCTGGATAGTGCCCGCCTTTCTTCTTTTAACTGAATTCTTGCTTCTTTATTTTTGCTTGCTTGACTCTTGGGTTATATATGTCAAAACTACTTCTGCTACAAGCCTTTTTATCTTCACACCAATCATTGTGATCTCTACTCTGATCCTATTTATCAAGATGTTGTTTAGACATCAGACAGGGAAGCTTCACACCATGATAGTAATAATCCTCCTTTGCTTCATTTTCACTGCCATTCCAAATGACATTTTATTCTTCTTGTTTGTTATTCACCGTGATCTTCACATTATTGCAATTCCAATTATTGTCCTGTTAATTGTTCTGAACAGCAGCGTTAACCCAATTGTTTACTTCTTTGTCAGGAATGGGTGCAACTGTAGATCATGGGAATCCATCAAAGTCACGTTGCAAAGGGTTTTCAAAGATGAATCAGAGCTTACCTAA